A portion of the Eubacterium maltosivorans genome contains these proteins:
- a CDS encoding glycosyltransferase, giving the protein MKKLSICFTVYNQIDILKTNLDLITKYKNDDIEIVVSDDCSTDRIEDLVISYNDKRIAYFKTESNIGHDLNILHGLRCCKSNYVYIFRTRDNIYVENIPKIIKIIEDNPKVGFYYFSAFDEEGNLRLNFKDHFFEKGFDIAKNQKTIPIHPSGNLYNKTYLQLDLYEKYIRKYFSNNYGFIVHQLIRYDLSAKADFLTSSTIGWIYADTLRASDVAVNKSKNGINVYAPIYCYPRYKCEFEFVKNELPREFQLINFINIVHFYYVFIIYKSPMIVQDPRYNKHYTSNKENINIKKELKTIEDMTIMMISDLPQKSKEEITKKIKKDIIFLKLLYPFMTKIRNRLIGTKAYKFYRKGIAYKKR; this is encoded by the coding sequence TTGAAAAAACTAAGTATATGTTTTACAGTTTACAATCAAATAGATATATTAAAAACTAATCTTGATTTGATAACTAAATATAAAAATGATGATATCGAGATTGTCGTTAGTGATGATTGTTCCACAGATAGAATTGAAGACTTAGTAATTAGTTATAATGATAAAAGAATTGCTTATTTCAAAACAGAAAGTAATATTGGACATGATTTAAATATTCTACATGGGTTGAGATGCTGTAAATCTAATTATGTATATATATTTAGAACAAGAGACAATATATATGTAGAGAATATACCTAAAATTATAAAAATAATTGAAGATAATCCCAAAGTAGGTTTCTATTATTTTTCGGCTTTTGATGAAGAAGGTAATTTAAGACTAAATTTTAAGGATCATTTTTTTGAAAAAGGTTTTGATATAGCTAAAAACCAAAAGACAATACCTATACACCCAAGTGGAAATTTATATAACAAAACATATCTACAGTTAGATTTATATGAAAAGTACATAAGAAAATACTTTAGCAATAATTATGGATTTATTGTTCACCAATTAATTAGGTATGACCTTTCTGCAAAAGCAGATTTTCTGACATCAAGTACTATAGGCTGGATTTATGCGGACACTTTAAGAGCTTCAGATGTGGCGGTTAATAAATCAAAAAATGGTATCAATGTATACGCACCAATATATTGTTATCCCCGTTATAAATGTGAATTTGAATTTGTTAAAAATGAGTTACCAAGAGAATTTCAATTAATAAATTTTATTAACATTGTCCATTTTTATTATGTATTTATAATATATAAGTCGCCAATGATAGTTCAGGATCCTAGATATAATAAACATTATACTAGCAACAAAGAAAATATTAATATAAAAAAAGAACTTAAAACAATAGAAGATATGACAATCATGATGATATCCGATTTACCTCAAAAAAGCAAAGAAGAAATAACTAAAAAAATTAAGAAAGATATAATTTTTTTAAAACTTTTATATCCTTTTATGACCAAGATAAGAAATCGTCTTATTGGCACAAAAGCTTATAAATTTTATAGAAAAGGGATTGCATATAAAAAACGATGA
- a CDS encoding EpsG family protein — protein sequence MVIKKENIRLSFYILIVIFIWMIFAFSTDNADYIIYKNWYDITAVSGLTNRFEIGYSLLMVLGTKLGLSYQEFLMFFSAIGLFLIAYSIYDYCDSPCFAIILYFIYPFFFDVVQIRNFMAEAIIFFSIRFLKNYSIKNILAYISLCLLSMSFHTASIFYFLFILVYLKDYQKVVKIVILFIIGWMICYALLPNQIINWIIKFVSEDYIEMGSTLSKVIGYGFFAIVSVALSYYSDVSCKNKLYKDNEDGYLNKLIPIILITCIFISISSQGYRYFRNMSLIVYVVFLNNGLIFKGAKIQGTKIRFLNTVFAVSYAIFFFMRQLSWNAALYETVTKKIIESNFLFH from the coding sequence ATGGTAATAAAGAAAGAAAACATAAGACTTTCTTTTTATATTTTAATTGTAATATTTATATGGATGATTTTTGCATTTAGTACTGATAATGCAGATTATATTATTTATAAAAATTGGTATGATATTACTGCTGTTTCAGGTTTGACAAATAGGTTTGAGATTGGATATTCATTATTAATGGTTTTGGGAACAAAATTAGGACTTTCTTATCAGGAATTCTTAATGTTTTTTTCAGCTATTGGTTTATTCTTAATAGCGTATTCAATATATGATTATTGTGATAGTCCTTGTTTCGCAATCATATTATATTTTATTTACCCATTCTTTTTTGATGTAGTGCAAATTAGAAATTTTATGGCAGAGGCGATAATATTTTTTTCAATACGATTTTTGAAAAATTATAGTATAAAAAATATATTAGCATATATTAGCTTATGTTTGTTATCAATGTCTTTCCATACCGCGTCGATATTTTATTTTTTATTTATATTGGTTTATTTAAAGGATTATCAAAAGGTAGTTAAAATAGTGATTCTGTTCATTATAGGTTGGATGATTTGCTATGCATTATTACCAAATCAAATAATAAATTGGATAATTAAATTTGTTTCTGAAGATTATATTGAGATGGGATCTACATTAAGTAAAGTTATAGGTTACGGTTTTTTTGCGATTGTTTCAGTTGCTTTGAGTTATTATTCAGATGTAAGCTGTAAGAATAAACTATATAAAGATAATGAAGATGGATATTTAAATAAATTAATACCAATAATACTTATAACATGTATTTTTATTTCGATATCATCACAAGGTTATAGATATTTCAGGAATATGTCATTGATTGTATATGTTGTGTTTTTAAATAATGGTCTTATTTTTAAAGGGGCAAAAATTCAAGGCACAAAAATACGATTCTTAAACACAGTTTTTGCAGTATCTTATGCAATTTTCTTTTTTATGAGACAACTTTCTTGGAATGCAGCTTTGTATGAAACTGTTACTAAAAAAATTATAGAAAGTAATTTTTTATTTCATTGA
- a CDS encoding glycosyltransferase, producing MKKFLYTSFLNEDIRPGYKNKIHSQAKSFVDLGFDSKLFIVKNDCLCLYSFDKNKKEIIEREYQFWKKRSKKERNIQDEFILFKQYIEIIYEIINEYSIKIIYIRRIVPITLKLLKLLNYLKKKGIYIIYEYPTFPWKSEMKIIKYKNLKNFVFYLIDSLLYKFLINKVDLITYIGTCENSCKKFVKIVNAVDVENYPIQKKPFRGLKEINLIGVAYVSFVHGYDKIIYGLKTYYESSPTVNVFFHIVGNINENLRLKELVENLGLEKYVLFYGHLEGKDLDEIYVKADIAVNGLRIKELNNKLKGCITLKTGEYLARGLPQISDLPYELPDGKIDKPEFLYLIEEEKEYVDIEKVVKFYDSLTSTAENIRNYTRLKLSWKETFKPVIERYQITVGNE from the coding sequence GTGAAAAAATTTTTATATACCAGTTTTTTAAATGAAGATATCCGTCCTGGATACAAAAATAAAATACATAGTCAAGCTAAAAGTTTCGTTGATTTGGGTTTTGACAGTAAGTTATTTATAGTAAAAAATGATTGTTTATGCCTCTATAGTTTTGATAAAAATAAGAAAGAGATAATAGAGAGAGAATATCAATTTTGGAAAAAACGATCAAAGAAAGAAAGAAATATACAGGATGAATTTATATTATTTAAACAATACATCGAGATTATATATGAAATTATTAATGAATATTCTATTAAAATCATATATATTAGAAGGATAGTTCCAATAACATTAAAATTATTAAAATTATTAAATTATTTAAAAAAGAAAGGAATTTATATTATATACGAGTACCCAACATTTCCATGGAAATCGGAAATGAAAATAATAAAATATAAAAATTTAAAAAATTTTGTATTCTATTTAATTGATTCGCTCTTATATAAATTTCTAATAAATAAGGTGGATTTGATAACATATATTGGGACTTGTGAAAATAGCTGTAAAAAGTTTGTAAAAATTGTAAATGCTGTGGATGTAGAAAATTATCCAATACAAAAAAAGCCATTTAGAGGATTAAAAGAAATAAATTTAATTGGTGTTGCCTATGTATCATTTGTACATGGATACGATAAGATTATATATGGTTTGAAAACTTATTATGAAAGTAGCCCAACAGTTAATGTTTTTTTTCATATTGTTGGTAATATCAATGAAAACCTTAGACTAAAAGAATTAGTAGAAAATTTGGGTCTTGAAAAGTATGTTTTATTCTATGGACATCTAGAAGGAAAGGATTTAGATGAGATTTATGTAAAGGCTGATATTGCCGTTAATGGATTAAGAATTAAAGAATTGAACAACAAACTGAAGGGATGTATTACTCTAAAAACAGGTGAGTATTTGGCTAGAGGGCTTCCACAAATTAGTGATTTGCCATATGAGTTACCAGATGGAAAAATAGATAAACCAGAGTTTTTATATCTTATAGAGGAAGAAAAAGAATATGTGGACATAGAAAAGGTGGTAAAGTTCTATGATTCACTTACAAGTACAGCTGAAAATATAAGGAACTATACACGTTTAAAACTATCTTGGAAAGAAACTTTTAAACCCGTTATAGAGAGATATCAAATAACCGTAGGAAATGAATAA
- a CDS encoding glycosyltransferase: protein MRAVLISCFDYYENRIKFIENYLLEKGFEITIICSDFDHIEKSKKIYRQANYTMVDTIPYYKNLSFKRIYSHYNFTKKVLEKVEQLKPDLLWVMIPPNYLTKKLGNYRKKAKFLLIYDLIDMWPETIPIKESTLYKIPFEFWKNLRNNFLNKADLVITECSLYQEQLKYIVSKEKMKTLYLAKEMNENVIRKKTLKSKICMCYLGSINNIIDIELIIKLLQEIKKYKSVVLHIIGDGENKQALLEALLEADIEVEDHGKIFNEIEKIKVFDQCHFGLNIMKRDVYVGLTMKSIDYFCAGLPIISNIPADTESLVDKYSAGFNVTKNSLKKVSKEIVKLNEDNYLKMTKQTQKMYNENFSAEAFNKKFKTILKDLYIED, encoded by the coding sequence ATGAGGGCTGTTCTTATTAGTTGTTTTGATTATTATGAAAATAGAATAAAATTTATTGAAAATTACTTACTTGAAAAAGGTTTTGAAATAACGATCATTTGTAGTGATTTTGATCATATAGAAAAGAGTAAAAAAATATATCGGCAAGCAAATTACACTATGGTAGACACGATACCTTATTATAAGAATTTATCATTCAAAAGAATATATTCTCATTATAATTTTACTAAAAAGGTCTTAGAAAAAGTTGAGCAACTGAAACCAGATTTGCTATGGGTAATGATACCACCTAACTATTTGACAAAAAAATTAGGGAACTACAGAAAAAAAGCAAAGTTTCTCTTGATTTATGACCTTATTGATATGTGGCCAGAAACAATTCCTATAAAAGAATCAACTTTATACAAAATACCATTTGAGTTCTGGAAAAATTTAAGGAATAATTTTTTAAATAAAGCAGATTTAGTAATTACGGAATGTTCACTTTATCAAGAACAGCTTAAATATATTGTATCAAAAGAAAAAATGAAAACATTATATTTAGCTAAAGAAATGAATGAAAATGTAATAAGAAAAAAAACACTTAAATCGAAAATTTGTATGTGTTATTTAGGATCAATAAACAATATTATCGATATTGAATTGATCATAAAATTACTTCAAGAGATAAAAAAATATAAAAGTGTGGTATTACATATTATTGGTGATGGAGAAAATAAACAAGCTTTATTAGAAGCGCTATTGGAAGCGGATATTGAAGTAGAAGATCATGGAAAAATTTTCAATGAAATAGAAAAAATAAAAGTATTTGATCAGTGCCATTTTGGATTAAATATTATGAAAAGAGATGTTTATGTTGGCCTTACAATGAAGTCAATTGACTATTTTTGTGCAGGGTTACCGATTATCAGTAATATACCGGCTGATACGGAAAGTTTAGTAGATAAATATAGCGCGGGGTTTAATGTAACTAAAAATTCTTTAAAAAAGGTATCAAAAGAAATAGTTAAATTGAATGAGGATAATTATTTGAAAATGACAAAACAGACACAAAAAATGTATAATGAAAATTTTTCTGCAGAAGCATTTAATAAAAAATTCAAAACTATTTTAAAGGACTTATACATTGAGGACTAA
- a CDS encoding NAD-dependent epimerase/dehydratase family protein produces MKHILITGKDSYIGTSFERWMSQWQNDYQIDTLDTKGDWQTHDFSPYDVVFHVAGIAHVDAKADMETLYYQVNRDLTIEAAKKAKAEGVKQFIFMSSIIVYGDSSKLGEKRVITKDTIPTPTNFYGNSKLQAEQGILSLQDEHFNVVILRPPMIYGKGSKGNYPKLARLAQKTPIFPDIENERSMLYIENLCAFIRLMIDNETRGIFFPQNKEYVKTTELVKTIAEVYGKKMRLTKAFNPLIRWGSKKVLVINKVFGSLVYEKEISELNYDYQIINFKLSVKKTEGI; encoded by the coding sequence ATGAAACACATTCTGATCACCGGCAAAGACAGCTACATTGGCACCTCCTTTGAAAGATGGATGAGCCAATGGCAGAACGACTATCAAATCGATACCCTTGATACCAAAGGCGATTGGCAGACCCATGATTTCAGTCCCTACGATGTGGTCTTTCACGTCGCCGGCATCGCCCATGTGGACGCCAAAGCAGACATGGAAACCTTGTATTATCAAGTGAACCGCGACCTGACCATTGAAGCCGCTAAAAAAGCCAAGGCCGAAGGTGTCAAGCAGTTCATCTTCATGAGTAGCATCATTGTCTATGGCGACAGCAGCAAGCTTGGAGAAAAGCGCGTGATCACAAAAGACACCATCCCAACACCGACCAACTTCTACGGCAACAGCAAGCTGCAGGCCGAACAGGGCATACTGTCCCTGCAGGATGAACATTTTAACGTGGTCATCCTCAGACCACCCATGATCTACGGCAAAGGCTCCAAAGGGAATTACCCAAAACTTGCCCGATTGGCGCAGAAAACCCCAATCTTCCCAGACATCGAGAATGAGAGGAGCATGCTCTATATTGAGAATCTCTGCGCCTTTATCCGTCTGATGATCGACAATGAAACGAGAGGCATTTTCTTTCCACAAAATAAGGAATACGTCAAAACCACCGAACTGGTCAAAACCATCGCCGAAGTTTATGGAAAGAAAATGCGTTTAACCAAAGCATTCAATCCCTTGATCCGCTGGGGCTCTAAAAAAGTGCTCGTGATCAATAAAGTTTTTGGAAGTCTGGTGTATGAAAAAGAGATATCAGAATTAAATTATGATTATCAGATTATAAATTTTAAGTTATCTGTCAAAAAAACGGAAGGAATTTAA